A single window of Clostridiales bacterium DNA harbors:
- a CDS encoding DUF4234 domain-containing protein has translation MKKRSILFMIVMSVITAFFYQLYWYIAFQVELKKATKEGFGGLGHFLASFFTLGIYNIYWQYAAGKRLAKQGASDHSLIYLIFCFIPGVAILNPFLMQHQANGLKK, from the coding sequence ATGAAAAAAAGATCTATTTTGTTCATGATAGTCATGAGCGTCATTACCGCTTTCTTTTATCAGCTTTATTGGTACATAGCGTTCCAAGTTGAACTCAAAAAAGCCACTAAGGAAGGCTTTGGCGGCCTTGGCCATTTCTTGGCGTCATTTTTCACATTGGGTATTTATAATATTTATTGGCAATATGCGGCTGGCAAAAGACTTGCCAAACAAGGCGCAAGCGATCACAGCTTAATCTATTTGATATTCTGTTTTATTCCAGGAGTGGCAATTTTGAATCCTTTCCTTATGCAACATCAAGCCAACGGCCTAAAAAAATAA